In Rickettsia endosymbiont of Gonocerus acuteangulatus, the following are encoded in one genomic region:
- the tnpA gene encoding IS200/IS605 family transposase, giving the protein MSKYIHKSHNVTVLLYHMVFPAKYRRAVFDVSVDQVLREICLEIEKRYQIKFLEIGVDEDHVHFLVQSVPTYSVTKIVTTIKSVTARQIFRQCPQVKKQLWGGEFWTDGYFTSTVGKHGNENMIGKYVKNQGKEYQKLHEDHQLAFF; this is encoded by the coding sequence ATGAGCAAATATATACATAAAAGTCATAATGTTACGGTACTGCTGTATCACATGGTATTTCCAGCAAAATATCGCCGAGCAGTGTTTGACGTATCAGTTGATCAAGTATTACGAGAAATATGTTTAGAGATAGAAAAGAGATATCAAATAAAATTTTTAGAAATAGGGGTTGATGAAGATCATGTCCATTTTTTGGTACAATCTGTACCAACCTATAGCGTAACAAAAATAGTAACAACAATTAAAAGTGTTACAGCTCGTCAAATATTTAGACAGTGTCCACAGGTAAAGAAACAATTATGGGGTGGAGAATTTTGGACTGATGGATATTTTACGAGTACGGTAGGTAAGCATGGAAATGAGAATATGATAGGAAAATACGTAAAAAACCAAGGCAAGGAATATCAGAAACTGCATGAGGATCATCAGCTAGCTTTCTTCTAA
- a CDS encoding TraE/TraK family type IV conjugative transfer system protein: MLIPPYYAASGGEYTQKRFKQSGIQQLVKYNKRLLLITLLRAVTSLLGMMKTVSTEEKWLLIPAIEPDRRMIVSSKNYHETYLKEWAVFVMKELFTTSPEGVERQIADMKVVSSNTEQLDKFFKEHLDFVKGSNISSVFFPKKVKVIADGVLINGTFRYWFSENKHVAADKTYLLTYKRGANHLLLLTGIKEEEANKQ; this comes from the coding sequence TTGCTCATTCCGCCATATTACGCCGCAAGCGGCGGGGAATATACCCAAAAGAGATTTAAACAAAGCGGGATTCAGCAGCTAGTTAAATATAATAAGAGATTATTGCTTATCACATTGCTGCGTGCAGTTACGAGTCTACTTGGAATGATGAAAACAGTTAGCACGGAAGAAAAATGGTTATTAATTCCGGCAATAGAGCCAGATCGTCGGATGATAGTATCATCCAAGAACTATCATGAGACATATCTTAAAGAATGGGCAGTTTTCGTAATGAAAGAATTATTTACTACTTCGCCAGAAGGAGTAGAGAGGCAAATAGCAGATATGAAGGTGGTATCTAGTAATACAGAGCAATTGGATAAATTTTTTAAGGAACATTTAGATTTTGTTAAAGGCTCTAATATTTCATCGGTATTTTTTCCTAAAAAAGTAAAAGTCATTGCGGATGGAGTATTAATTAATGGAACATTTCGTTATTGGTTTTCTGAGAATAAGCATGTCGCAGCTGATAAAACTTATTTATTAACTTACAAGCGAGGAGCTAATCATTTGTTGTTACTTACTGGTATTAAGGAAGAAGAGGCAAATAAGCAATGA